A stretch of the Longimicrobiales bacterium genome encodes the following:
- a CDS encoding threonine/serine dehydratase: MVRFDDITAAAERIATRVHHTPLLSARTLGEPYGTNLFLKAECLQRTGSFKVRGALNRVDTLDDAARARGLIAVSAGNHAQAVAYAARATGTRCTVVMPATAPKAKIAATEAYGGTVVLHGTVGDAFRKMEELRGEHGFTLVHPFEDPVLMAGQGTVGIEIVQELPDVDAVIVPVGGGGLISGVAAAVRHMRPSARIIGVEPVGAAAVTAGLQAGGVQPLERVDTIADGLGAPMTGELVLEHVRTLVDEVVTVSDDAIASAMSAILARAKLLVEPAGAAGYAAIASGAIDVAGQTTVVILSGGNVDLDRVRELV; encoded by the coding sequence ATGGTCCGATTCGACGACATCACCGCGGCAGCAGAGCGCATCGCGACGCGTGTGCACCACACGCCCCTGCTGTCCGCGCGCACACTGGGCGAACCGTATGGCACGAACCTGTTCCTGAAGGCAGAGTGCCTGCAGCGCACCGGCTCGTTCAAGGTGCGCGGCGCCCTCAACCGGGTCGACACACTCGATGACGCCGCGCGCGCCCGCGGGCTGATCGCCGTGTCCGCCGGCAACCACGCCCAGGCCGTCGCCTACGCCGCCCGCGCCACCGGGACCCGCTGCACCGTCGTCATGCCCGCGACGGCGCCGAAGGCCAAGATCGCCGCGACCGAGGCGTACGGCGGAACCGTGGTCCTGCACGGGACCGTCGGCGACGCGTTCCGGAAGATGGAGGAGCTGCGCGGGGAGCACGGGTTCACACTGGTGCACCCATTCGAAGACCCCGTGCTGATGGCCGGCCAGGGGACCGTCGGCATCGAGATCGTGCAGGAGCTGCCGGACGTCGATGCGGTGATCGTTCCGGTTGGCGGTGGCGGGCTGATCTCCGGTGTGGCCGCTGCGGTGCGCCACATGCGACCCTCCGCCCGGATCATCGGTGTGGAGCCGGTCGGAGCCGCGGCGGTCACTGCAGGGTTGCAGGCCGGCGGCGTGCAGCCGCTCGAGCGGGTTGACACGATCGCAGACGGGCTGGGCGCACCCATGACCGGCGAGCTCGTGCTCGAGCACGTGCGCACGCTCGTCGACGAGGTCGTCACGGTGAGCGACGACGCGATCGCCAGCGCAATGAGCGCGATCCTCGCCCGCGCCAAGCTGCTCGTCGAGCCGGCGGGCGCCGCAGGCTACGCCGCGATCGCGAGCGGCGCCATCGACGTCGCCGGTCAGACCACGGTCGTGATCCTGAGCGGCGGCAACGTCGATCTGGACCGCGTCAGGGAACTCGTGTGA